GTCGCTTCCTTTGAAATTGTTAATGCTTAATCCCACGCTTAGGCCAATTAGGAACAGTAATACTGACGAGCTCGCCGCAACACTCATGTAAATCATCCTTTTCGTGCAGTACTGGGCTAAGCAGCCTGGAAAAGATTCAACAATAGTTACTTCGCGGATACTGACAAGGGCTCCTGTATGCTGGTGACTTTATATGTTACAGAGCAATCGataattttctgtttgaaTACGCCAATGATTGATCAGAAACAATTATACGTATCGAACTACTTGTAGTTCAGGATGACTTTTGATATATTTACTTAGACgcaaattaaattctttcaaatcagATAAGATAAATCAGACAAGAAGTAATCAGgtgtaaaacaatttaaacaTAGTATTCAATAACTTTCAGATTACGTGAAATTCAATATCTAATTTcgcgatataattaaatatacatgttgcatgataattttaatcagGAGCGCTAAACCAAAAAGTTCATCGAACCGTAGAgagaatttttgtaattggATATATCAAATAACCCGCATTAACCTCACTAATAtcaaataatgtaataaatttgtaaatattattaaaaaatgatattatttatttattaatttcggtATGTTATTGAAGTGGAAAAATGTAAAGCAAAATGTTTACACGTTTAGTGATCTCTATTActagattaaattaaaaaaatatttatacctaAATatgattgataattttttacgtaattcTTTGTTATAAACTTCACAtggaggaagaaacgaaaaaagtgAGGATGCCGAAGTTGTTAGTTTGTATTTGATAACAATACCGTGATAGTTTGATAACAATGATGtaatacgtttctttttaatgttaCATACATGTTTCAGGAAGGAGTATTTTATACCGAGTTTAGGAATCATAGTACTAATAGtgcatatacatgtatatttacatactaatatttataaaattctattaaattacgCACAGGTTGTTTCCTTCACTAAACTGGCCAAACTAGTTTTATCGTACTCTCAATGAGCTCTCGTAAGCAACTGACTCGCTGAGAACCCTTTCAAATCGAATCTTTGCACGCACAGTAAACACAGAGGTCACTCAAAACCTAAGATATATCTCTTTGATTTGATTAGCTTAACCATGGACCTTTTAATTTCTTGGAGTTAagacatttaaatttaaagaattttcaaattaggaataattatatcatataaatttttaacgcaaattataattaaagttttaaattaataaattaattatttcttcaaattactCCAGTCattttaaatagtttaatGTTATTTGTGTAGCGTTTATCAAGTTTAAAAAGAcagtaattaatatacatcTTTACGAAGCtgcattattaaaatttattaagacaatataatgtatatagcACACGTGTACACATATAGCAGGTTGCTTTATTACATAATGgaatgatataatgtaatataataaacgtgTAATATATAGACATGTAATTTATTAGCAAATAGGATTAATTGTAGGAAGGATTTAATTACACGAAAATTTTCGAGTTCATTAACGTTTACAGTAGCGTAATGGAGATTTAGCATATGTGAGCAATAGCAAACGATCCAATGCGTCTGTACAATGATTAATTCACCCATAGTAGATGTAGAGTGGAACGTTTCTTCGGTGACACTATTCACTCTCATCTTCCGAAGATAACTCGTTCAGCTACGTCTTTAACGTGCAATTTCTGTTCACGCCACGCTATCTGCATATATAAGCGAACATAATAGAGTCCAATAGGTTACTCTTTCATACATTCCAGATTTTGCttcaagatatttattcatattccTGTTTGGATTCAAAGTTCGTACGTTGTTTTCTGTTTACTAAAGTATGTCGAGTGtcgtaaatatattacatactgCAGCAAAAAGATGGTAATGCTTCAGTTTTATGACTCTATAAAGGTATCAAGAGTAATAAACGTTGCATTAGTTGAGACAATAAGTACAGTATACTGCGTAACGTATTACGCGTGTTATATCACAGTAGCATCTGGTTTAATTTGCtagttacatttataaaaatgtaaaaataattgaagataataaataatttttttgtcattcgatcaattattataacattaaacgAATTGGCGAGTTGAATTTTGATGTAAATACTTGGATCAGTCAGTACTATCTTTTTGTTGCCATATGCAATGTACGATATAGAACTTgaaaaatagtataatttattgttttttttcataagaagaataaatagTTTTgggattattttttaatttctataaagatcatattatttatgtactcgatattttatgtaatattgacTAGTATATATGGATTGAATTgcagtaattaaatttcccgCACTTTCAATCACTGACTAGAAACAATGAAGGAAGTCACGTGATTTATAGATTTAGTAAGAACGCTTGCTGCGTGGATATGTTCAAAGTGATATTAGTGAAGcacaaaaaataagaataaaaatagttaataattttatgctaagtaacaaaaatattaaatattaatctaaaCACGGGTAAACATTTTTGATAACGCTTGAATCTAAGGTactaattgttaattaatgttataagtgtgttaatttttttaatacaggtaaaaataatgtacgacaaaattaattttcataatgaaTGCAATTCATAATgtgttttcatttcaaattaaatgCTATAGTTAGTATCctatttaatgaaacttttcaaataGGTATCAAATAACCTGTGAAAGTAGtttaaatgtaatacataAGGAAAGGAATAAACTAAATTGATAACAATGACGGAcactgtatataaatatatgaaaacaCAAAACAGACCTTATAGTATTAATGATTTAGTTTCAAATCTTCATAATGAATATGGTAAAACAGCTGTACAAAAAGCTATAGATAAATTGGTTGCTGAAggaaagatatttgaaaaagtaagatattcattattaatataaaaatacattaatttaacCAAAAGATTTTTGCATCAGGTTTATGGAAAACAAAAGATTTATTGTGCAGTGCAGGATACATCTCACGATATGGATGAATTAATGAGGATAAACAgagaattacaaaatcatGCTAATGAAGTTGAAAGCAAGTATCGAGAGCttcaagaagaaattaaagtacAGGAGGCTTTATTGTTATCTATAAAGTCTTCCATTACAATCGAAGAAGCAAAGAAACAGAAAGTTAAACTTAAAGAAAGAATTCAAGTATTGACAGATAAATTGGATAGTCTAATGGAAGCAAGTGGTACTGAAGATTTAACTGAAACCAAAAGAAAAGCAGAGGAAGCACTAAATGAATATTCACGTGAATATTCAAAACGGAAACGTCTATGTACTGATATTTTAGATTGTATATTGGATAACTATCCTAGTAGCAAAACAGAATTATATGAGGAAATAGGAATAgatctaaaaattgtttaatgacacgtgtattataaattttttaatgtaataaaatataaattgcacttaacattattaattttattttatttatatgtgaggtatatgtttgtatatgtatttgtatatatatttgtatatgtaataatatgtacatgtaataatttagattaatttatattttaagctATTTTCTAGTAACTGATAATTATTGTCATAAGTCACtttttgtgtaatttatagatttatttattataatagtttataaatgataaaattatttatttatatttgcagaTGGTAATATACATCTCTATGACTTACCGTAACATATGGATTTTAATGCTTTCATATTGTACTCTATGTGTGTTCTATTCATACACATTGTCActtgacaaaaattattattctacgtcatttatattactttaataaacatattattatgtaatattcaagtatcttcaatttatattttttatgcagaatatttttcctccattatttctgtttctctcaGCACATATCATTCATCAAGATATATCTATTGTaagagaaatagaatattttatataaaatataatggtGTATACAATTGTTATATAGAGACCTGCATTACATACTCCACCATAGGATTTTTTACATCAATCATTAACAGACATTAATTTTTCTGTCAGCAACTGTCTTATCACCGTGGTTTTTGATGATTCGTTATAAAGATATACTTAGCTGTATCTTCACTAAAATAAGTTATGCGAATTGATAcatgaatttcaattaatttaaaaagaagatttataTGGAGTGTATATTCGAAATTCCTATTAGCAAGAATAAGATTTGCGATatgctaataataattaatagttaatTATTAGAGACATATCTGTTTATCTAGCATCTGGGGTATATAGTAATTAATGTGACCAATGGAAACATTACAAAatctatttatatgtaaatgtagttaagagataataaaattagttgtTAAGGGATAATAGATCAATCCAGGATTGTTACATGGTAGTAGGTCTTAAATACAATAAAGtggtatatatttttttagaaaagccttataataaaaagaatattaataatataataaaggaATGAGAAAACTATAGttgatcattttattaaattgacattatacaaaaaaaagagacgagaaaattttctaaaatttgtctttcaaatatgtacatttgtatcacaatatattatatccaATTAATGAATACTgtctacaaatattaaattatcttttccCAATTATCAACActtaaacataataatataaaatataagtagTTGAAACATATCTATACTATCAGAGACAgtccaaaaataatttcagtatTCTTTTAAGGAAATTGTCTCAGTTTAGcgatttaatttgtataaaagatTCACAAAAATAAACTAGCAAAAAGGGAACGCACGGTTCCATCGTATAATCACCATTTATTTGCCTTGCGCTataattttcatgattttAGGGGAAGCTCGTTTTTGGCGTGCACTTGCGCGTTCGTACTAATACGCATGTATCGTATTTCTATCGTAACACAAAAGTCTCCCGCGCGATGCatcgaataaatatacgaTCAAATCTATCAGATACATTGATCGAACATTTTTGTTCGTACTCGACATATTCATAACTTCACACCTGTTGTCTGTACAAAGCTCCTGCGGTACTATCGTAAACAATTATCGTATCGCGGTATTATTGCAtcagaaaagaagaaagaaagaagacaagaaaaagagaagagaaagtaGAAAGGACGAAATTATACTCTGGGTAACACAGTGAGATTATGTAACtacttaataaattgaattacacATTCGTTTTTCATGTGGTTTCGACCGGGAGCGCATTTAAGAACTTGGTAAGATGTCCGTCTTTTAAAGATAATGCTGACCGAACGACATCGTAGATCACATGATTCGTCTAAGTCCCAATCTCCCAATGGAGAATATGGTCTGCTCGATGAGCTGAACGCGTGCTGAGTGCGCGCCGAGTGTTCGATGTCGGATCTGTGGTGGTCTCTGGATGCGTAGCCACGTGAACTCCTTAACGAACAGGAAGAACTACGTTCAAAGTTGCACATCAAGCGGCGCAGATCGTCTTTAGGGACGCGCAGCAGCGGCTTTTCACAGATTGCAAATGGCACAGCCATGTCCTCAGCCTGTCAATCAGCTCCGCGCAATCTGACCCCACGTCCGTGCACTCATCGTCCTCTGgttctaaaaagaaatataatcattaatataaaaaatttggtATTCACACTGGGATGTGATGTTTATTGTAGGTGTGAAAATATACGATTGAATTTAATGTGTAGATGGTTttacagaaaaaaaatttaaattagtaCGCTACTCGGAATTAGTAGTGTACTACTAACCAAccagtaatatttttctgtaagaGTGATTTCCAGGAGTtaagattttaaattaatatttttatgtggatatatagtttttatggtattaaaggaaatatttttagaattcaaatacgtgtgtgtgtttgttatatttgtttaaaaatgttaagaatAGCTGTCAGGAGTTTCAGGAATTTATGCACACCGTTAGTAAAGTAAGACACAAAACTCATTACTTAATAAAACTTGTATAACACTTTAAGAACATGATTGATGTTTATgtttaatgtataatatacaagtatatatgtataatgtacaaGTAAAGAAAATCTGATTCGATGAACCTGAAATGAATTCTAACAAATATGTTGATATAAAACATCCACCCAGAAGCCGAAAACAATTACTCCAATGAACAGAAAAAGACACCAAGaattcaaaatatacatttaacaCACAAGATTCGTTACCCAATGGAATAGCCGTAGTACATacatggaaatataaaaaaaaggaaaacaaacgTCGGTAAAGCTGTACagagaaacaaaagatattCACTGTCTCACAAGTGAATTGCACGAGTCAGACTACGAGGAACTCTGACGATGAAAAATGCGACATGTCAGTTTGTCACCATTTTAAATCACTTCGTAGCGTTTTAACGGCTACGCTGTTCATGAACAATGGTTACGATAAATGgttgaataaataaagtaaaatagcagagaagaaatagaagaacacctatgtataataacaaaaatacttaatttcatcgtatataaaataatgagaaagatgaagcaagaaaaatagaataaagcGAGAATAGacaagaaaattatatcgagACGATAACGTTTAATCAGATGatcgatagaaaaaataaagagaaggTTCTCGTAACTCGAGAAGAAAGCGAGTATCGTCGTCTTTTGATACAGATTTCTCTTACCGCGAGCATCGTTTTGAGGCCCGTTCTGATCCTTTTCGTCTGCTGTTGCTAACACCATGCTCACCGTACCCTTATGTCTGAACGGGCTAATTTTCGGATAATTCAGATCGTTGATCTTTGATATCGGACTAACTGTATAGTACGAATAATTCCTGGTAGTAGTACCACCAGCGTATCCGTTCTTACTATAACTAGCATCGTTACTAATATTTACTTTAGTCTTGTATTTATTGACGTACAAATAACTGGCAGTGGTGTAGGTATATTTGGTCGCCGGAGTAGTGGCGAACGATGTGACGCGTTTGTAAGGATTGCTCGTCGACGAGAAGAGATTCGACGACGGCGAGGAGTATTTGAATTTCGATTGTGGCGTGCTGTATGTCGTCGATTCCCACGGATACCTGTGTGACATAGCATTATGGGATTATCGAAGGGACGAGGTGATCTATTTGGATTACTCTCGAAAATTCGgaaaatatttgctatttGATTATACGTTCGCCAAACACGGGtgaaaattgttgtttattaAACAAAGTTGAGCATTAGAATCTTTGCAGTGCGTgttataatagtaaatatttgaacgacGATTTGGAAATGCATGTTGATTACCTGAAACATGTTTACtgattatgataataattacatattttgatAAACGGAACGAAGAGACATCGAAGTGTATTAATTCGATTATCTTatctgaataataattatttacatattaccaACTATAACGAATGCCACGAAATTATAGAtccttaaataatatttatgtaggtTTTACGTATATTCAGAATATTACCTGTAGTCTGTGTTGTTATATTGAGCATACAGAGGCCGATTGTGGGCTGTCGGGTTGAAACTGCTATCTCGGCGCACGTACGTTGGAATGTTTTGCGTATAATCTGGGATAATATTTTCGTGTTCGGCCACGCACTTTCCGTTTAGGCAATACTACAATTTTTAACAGGATCATAATCAACAGTTTGATAAAAAGGAagcagaataaaatattttttcccaattcttaatataaaatatatgttacaaattcGTCGTACGAATCACTTTTATTTGAATTGTTTACCTGACCGTCTCCGCAAGGAGAACCTTCAGCCGCTGGACGATATGCCACGCAATATCCTGAGCCAGCGTCAAAGCAAAATAGTTGAGCACAAACTCTGTCGTCTTTCTAAAACGTGAAATAATCGTTTCATTGACACAACACCAACGATGCAATGGATAAAAAAGATACACGTTGATTGACGTTGTAATGCAAAGCTTACGAAACAGGCGCTCGTTCCACGATCTTTCCGACATTGCGCATCCAACGAAAGAAGTTTCCCAGGTAAAACTCTAGGAAGAGCTTCGTCTTCGTGAGGTGCGTTGTACAAACACGTTGCTGTGTCGCCGCtagaatagaaatatcgaCTCAtcatttatttgcatataataatgaattcaAAAAGTATTAACAAAGTAGTaccaattattttaaaaaattaaggaagttaatttattctacggagatttaattgaaataatatcgaaGACAGAGGTTCATAAACCGACGAATGAATCATACTTTAAGAAATGATGAAACGACGATACGCTGCAATGGGACCACTTAAAGCCTTTCTCTGTGTGTCTGAGATCGCTCATAATGTAGCCATCCTCCCAACGACATTTTTCGGCTCCTGGTCCTCCGAGATAGCTAGGTGGCGGTGAGCCATCGTGAACTGCGCCCAGCCTACGATATTCGCATTTCAATGTCATTTTACGTCCCATTCaaatcaacatttttaacgcaaatcaatattatttttagggAACTACGGTTGCTACAAATTTGCAACAATTTGGcgaaaaacaaacaaatgtaaatgaaaacgTGAACTTTATTTGgtcgaagaaatttctttctacaaagcatgaaaaaatgaaacagtaatagactaaaaattaaaatcaaagttCACGGTAACCAGTTTTTACcactaatattaaataaaatgatttttctttaattttaatagcgAAAGATGGTCAcgtgaattttgattttaactTTTGGTCTAtctctgtttcattttttcataatttatagaaatcaaTGTTTTGAAAAGTAATGATGATTTCTATAGAatgttaatacatttttaaaaaaatcgaaaCAATCAGAATTGTCTTAGTGTCTCAGATTGAATTAGTGCtattgatgaaattttacaagttacaagGTACAAATTATCAATGTTAACAAAATCTCCTTGTATAACAGTAATAAGTTTgctaataaaacaaacaaaataaatgaaaaataaaataatctatctCTGACTGTCTTATAATATTTgagtaaaaattataaaattgtaaaagagaaGTTTACATTGTACAACTCGTAACTTATCAATTTACTCGTCAATTTAAATAACTAGAATTTACAACacgattttcgaattttctatagaaatgACAAAATATTCGGGCGATAATGGACTTACAAATGACCAACTTCGTGGGCTGCAACGATAATTCCGCTAAATCCGCCTGTGTCTTCGATAATAGCGACCGAATTCACCTTTTCCAGACGCTTATTCACGACACAAGCTCCACCCACATACGCGAATCCTGAATAAAGATACATGATCACTTTGGAACGTTTTCCATCCTTATGTACAGCgtgtaaaaatgttaattgaaATGTTAATGGCACTACTAATTTCGTTATTCGATATGGACTAACAAAAAAGCTGCATTTTTAGcaagttaaattaatattagtaatacGAAATACGCGAACGTATCTTCAATTTTGAGAatgtaaaataagaaagtaaaaacTCGTCCTCAATTTATTAGTCTATActatagtaatattattagcgTTATTACTTATACATggtagaagataaaaagatttaatcatttttaaagtAGTTTTAAAGTAAGTCAATATTGGcaaattcttattattatttcatttggaAATAAGTTATTAACAACATCATTAACAATAacaaatttgcaataaaatctGCTGAATATAATTgccattaaattaattaattgcagatcaaataaaatcatttatacAGTCAATTCTCGGTTTAATTCACGAtcgatgtattaaaatttaccacttaaataattaaaacctCAACGTCgtcaattaaatataaaatctccAATTGAAATGCCAACACATTTTCTCCTAATAACGAAACTCTATCGTGATTAGATAGCAAATGTGAATGTTCTAAAATAATCTGTCGTATTTAAAGCAAGGCCGAACTACATCACGATTCTGATCGATCTTAAATAATTGcatcgaatattatataatgttgaACCGACAATGCAAAAACGTGAATGTACATATCGTAATTGAATCATATAGAATAAGTGGATCAGTGGTGCAAGACAACAACGATATTTTGTAACTGTATTACGAACAACCACAACCCATGTTCTAAATCTAACACAATAGAGTATTACGAAACCTCTAGTATAGCGTGAGTCTTTTggaaagtacatatatattctaaACTATCGTTGAAAGTTGGCTGGATTAATGacttgaaatttgaatatactATAATCGAAGCCGCGATCGTACCGTGAAAGgaaattcaaattcgattATGAATGCACTATGTCGAAATAACAACTGTATCGTGATAATTCAAGTTTGTAGATATCGTAACGGAATCACGACTTGATCGCTAATATATAACTGCAGTTTGAAAGTGCTTACTGCAAGCAACCGTATTGCGATTGCATTGGCAACGTGAATTAAACTTGAATTATGAAATCATTTGGCTATCCATCAGATCGCGAAGATCGTCCATTCTCAAAAACGAAGACACGTTCTTTGGTAAGATGTTACCAGTACTGTTATTAGATACGAAATTCTAGCAAATATTTAGCGGCAGTATTaatctgtttaattaaatactcgTTTAGTAAGAGAAAGCTAGAAGATAACTTGGCTTTTTCTTAGATTGGCACGacgtttcttaaaaattttttacacaACTTTTTATACTCTTTTACAAAATGCCATGTAcattaaatacgtatttttaaaataattctaatatattgcgtataacgagAATCGAAAATGGTTTTGGTATGGCCGTGCCATTTCTTCAGTTTAGGTTTCATACGTTGCAGTAAAATTTGCACAATTGTTAAATAATGCCTTAACACGTCTTTTGAATatagttaaataaaacaatatgatACTATGCTCAAAAGAAGTATTAaggtattatttaataattgtgcAAATTTCATTGCAATATATGAAGGCTAAGCTAAGCTAAACAAATACGTATACATGAAACAgtattttcgttgaaaatgtCGAAAAATAGTACAAATTTGATGAATGAAATTTAGCTAATAACGGAGACATaatacgtttaatttattacaggAAGATTAAATGTAGTTTCAAATAACTCTGAATTAATCGTATAAATTTACTCTATTTGGCtactaaatgaaatttattataccgAATTTATTAATGTCTCCGAGATACAATCTGGATCATGTGGTCGAAACTTTTGTTTTCGTAGGAACTTTTTAAGAAACGAGTGCCCATTTGAGAAAGGATCGTAGCTGATTAATAGAGTAGCATGCAACTATTAATTTACGTCGATCGATTAACCGAGGCTTTCGAAATAACTTAAAACTTCATGTACCGTGAAGATCGATTCAAAGATCGTGTTCCCTCAACGAGAAGTTCCAGTGttggggaaaaaggaaaaatctcTGCGGTATTAATCTCTACGATATCCCTTTATTCGGCTTATTTTTCACTTCTAACGCGATTCTCGATCGCTTCGACTCGAATAAACTTACCAATCGTGGTCCTCGTCAGTAATGCAGCCAAAGAAACAAGAACGAGGTGTGAATGATTCAAAAGAACGACATAGCGAGCGTGAAGATGATAAGGATATACCGCCGTGTTAAGTCAAAAAGTCGCATCGGCACACTTTCGTTTAAATAGTAGCAGAAAAATAGTtcatctatatgtatattaaataagaaagtcgtatttgcattgaaaataaagatagaacaatttatatttcggTTGTTATGTGAAATCGATGCCTGGTTGTTAAATACTAAAAGTTATATGGTTCCCAAAACCATCTTTCGACCGGATACGCCTACTCGAATTAATACGGCAATATAAaagtagatatatttttcaaattattcttaGACCAACGAGGTACCATTAGGATCGAACGATCAGTTTGATAATATTCCGTGGTAAAGTGTATATAGAAAAGTAATTGCAAACGATCGATTGTACAAATGCCAAGGTCGTGTACGatttatgtacatacgtatgtacgtgaaacacaaacacacacacaaaatGGGAAACCGTAGCCACTGTGCAAAAAGTGAACGAACAGAGAAgatttaaaaacgaaaaattttcgaataagaaacttttttactttttgaacctcttttcttttctttattttttttttttcttttttgtttagGACAGGTATAATACCGCTTTCGTTTTCGCTCGTATATATACGTTCACAGTGAGAATCAGGAGAGTGAAAGACAGAGTGACAGTGTAAGTGAAGGAGAGAAAGGCATACTTGTATCCCAGACTAAGAAAAGTGAGATCCAGAAACAAGAAAACACGCGTGGCAAGCCGCGATAGAATGTTTCACGCTCAGCTCGAGGGAAGTTTTGATCGGTGTTTTTTGTCCagccgttttttttttctcgtgaTAATCAAGTTCAAACACAGAGTGAAGAAGTTCATTCAAGCTATTAGAGTGAAAACAAACAGGATAAGTATAGATAAAAGCAACGTAGACGAGCTTGAAATGCTATACTATTCGAGGTTTTCGCAAAACGCGGcattttcttggaaatataATTCCAGTGTTTTGCAGAggatattaatgtaataactAGTTTGAAgtaaaatcgaaacgaaatgaaGTTTCGATCGTAGATAGCAAATAGAATAAGTCGACGTTTAATTCAGTAcatgattaattaaatgtatgttaagaaattaaagttttttataatataatgcagtttcttgtatttttaatattgaatacTTCTTgagttattcaaaatattccattttaaaTCGCACAATAAATTTACGGTGTGATAAAAGTACATAGAATATCttcatcgaaaattaaaaatagcaaaaCACCGGAACAGATTCGTCCAA
This DNA window, taken from Bombus pyrosoma isolate SC7728 linkage group LG6, ASM1482585v1, whole genome shotgun sequence, encodes the following:
- the LOC122568546 gene encoding homologous-pairing protein 2 homolog, whose protein sequence is MTDTVYKYMKTQNRPYSINDLVSNLHNEYGKTAVQKAIDKLVAEGKIFEKVYGKQKIYCAVQDTSHDMDELMRINRELQNHANEVESKYRELQEEIKVQEALLLSIKSSITIEEAKKQKVKLKERIQVLTDKLDSLMEASGTEDLTETKRKAEEALNEYSREYSKRKRLCTDILDCILDNYPSSKTELYEEIGIDLKIV